The Haloarcula sp. CBA1127 genomic interval CGGCGTCGTGTGTCACACCCAGTGGTAGGGCTGACGCCCGCAAAACCGCTTCGCCCCGGCTCACTTACTCCAGCAAGTCCTGCGCGATGATGTTCTGCTGGATTTCGCTGGTTCCTTCGTAGATGGTCGTCACCTTCGCGTCGCGGTAGAACCGCTCGACGGGGTAGTCAGTCGTGTAGCCGTAGCCACCGTGGATCTGAATCGCCTCGTTAGCCACCTCGACCGCCGTCTCGCTCGCGAAGTACTTCGCCATGCTCGCTGCTGCTCTCGCATCCTCGCCGCGCTCCAGTTGCTGTGCGGCGTTCCACGTCAACAGCCGCGCAGCCTGCACGTTCGTCGCCATGTCCGCGAGTTTATGCTGAATTGTCTGGAACTCGCTGATCGGCTGGTCGAACTGCTCGCGTTCCTTAGCGTAGTCGATGGCCTCGTCAAGAGCTGACTGTGCGAGTCCGACAGCCTGGGCAGCGATAGCGACCCGGCCGGTAGTCAGAATCGACAGGGCTGCGGCCATCCCTTTGCCTTCCTCGGTCAGCTGGTACCGCTCGGGAACGCGGACGCCGTCGAACTGGAGCGGTGTCGTATCGCTCGCGCGGAGGCCGAGTTTGTCCTCTTTCTCGCCGACGGTGAGTCCCTCTGCGTCTTTCGGCACCAAGAACTGCGTTATCGAATCCGGGTCGTCGGGGTCGGCCTTCGCGAAGACGATGACGACGCCCGACCGTTTGCCGTTGGTAATCCACTGCTTCTCGCCGTCGATGACGTACTCATCGCCGTCGCGCCGGGCGGTGGTCGACATCTCCCGCGGGTTCGACCCGGCCTGTGGCTCCGAGAGCGCGAACGCGCCGACCGGGCGGCCGTCGGCCATATCGGGGAGCCAGTCGTCCTGAACGGCTTCGGAGCCGAACTGTGCGATACACGAGGTCGCGAGGCAGTGGACCGACAGCGCCGTCGCGACCGCGAGCGACCCGTATGCAAGTTCCTCGTTGACCAGCGCGTACGTCGGCTTGTCGGCGTCGAAGCCGCCGTATTCGGCCGGTGTCGTCAGCCCAGTGATGTCGATATCCGCGAGCCCATCCCAGCACTCCTCGGGAAAGGATTGCTCGCGGTCGGCATCGGCGGCTTTCGGACGGATATCCTCGACGGCGAACTCTCGAACGGTGTCGCGGATGGCTCGCTGCTCAGCGGAGAGGTCCATACCGGGCGTTACACCGGAGTCGGCAAAATATCCGGGGGTTAGTTGGACTCGACGAGGTCGATGTCGAGGTACTGCTCAAGCGCCTTGATTGTCGAGCCGCCGACGTTCGCTTGCGTCGCGCGCCCCTGCTCGACAGCGAGGATATCTGCTTCGTCAAGATCGAGTTCCTCGGCTAGCTCACTCGTCTGCAGTCCCTCGTCCTGTCGCGCCTCCGTTACGCGCTCGCCGTACTTACTGACCAGATACGGGAGCTGGTCATCGTCGTAGTCAGCGCCGTCCTCCCAGTGGGAGGTGTCGGCTTGCTGTGCGTCCTGTAGCTTCGCCGCGTTCTGTGCGGCTTTGCGTTTCCGGTTCTGTTCGTCGCGCGAGCTGTCACTGCCTGTCGTTCGCTCGTTTTCCCCGTGGTCACGCGCACAGCTGTCACACACTTGGAGGGTCGCACCAGCGACGTTTGCGGTCTGGAGGTCGCCGCCGTCGCTACCGCAGAGCTCACAGCTCCCGCCGGCGCTATCGCCACCACTGCCGGTCGAGTATTTGGCCATGCCCCCCGTAGCGGTTTCGTGATATTTCAAACGTCCGGTTCGACCGAGTGTCACACCCTCCCGGGGCGGGTCCAAACGAAAGCGCTTTTATTATCCCACCGGGTACGATTGAATGCACTAAGCAAGAGCGCGCGTGGGTAGCCAAGCCAGGCCAACGGCGCAGCGTTGAGGGCGCTGTCCCGTAGGGGTCCGCCGGTTCGAATCCGGTCCCACGCACTCTCAGAGTGCAGGTGCATTCCCTTGGGACTGCACCCACGCAAACTTACTTCGGACACAACGCTTCCAGAGCGTTCGCTGTCCAGTCCGTCGTCAAGAAATCGACAGACGCGACCTGAGCGAACCCACCCCTCGCTCACCGCATCTCGTCGAGCGCGACGGCGTGCTCGATGCCGACCGAAATCCAGTGGGTCGGGAGCTCATCGTCCTGATCGCTGAAGACGGTGAGCTCCGTCGGATTGTCCGCATCGTCGACCGCATACTCGAACCGAGCCGATCCTGCGGGGCGAGCAGACGAGTCACGGAGTGGGTCATACACCGACATCGTCAGTCCCTCATTTGGAAGAACGCGGACACTTCACATAAGCGGCAGTCGCAATTCTTGCGGTGTGAGAATCAGGTCTGACACGAAGGTGGAGACTATCGCCCGCGTCTGTAGCAGGACTTCGCGGGACCGGATTCGAACCGCCTGAACATCGCTCACTTCGTTCGCTCGTTCCGTGCTTCGAATCCTCATTCCGCATTCACGGCTCTCACGAGTTGTTCGAGCTGAAAAATGCGCGGGACCGGATTCGAACCGGCGGACCCCTACGGGATAGCGTCCTAAGCGCTACGCCTTTGGCCTGGCTCGGCAACCCGCGCGCATCAGTCGCTATCCGTGTTGGAATAAAGAACCCTTCGCTTGCGGGCGACGAAGGTTTAGATAGGATGGGGACCAACGAGCTGGTATGTACCGCGCCAGCGACCGAATCGAGCACGATGAGTGGCTCTCCGATATCGAGGCGGCATCGGACAGGCTCGACCTCGGGACGGCGGCGCGGTCCCACGCGGTTGACCTGTTCCTTTCGACAGTTCCAGAGGAAGACCGGTCGAAACAGGCGACGATGGCGGCCAGTGTGTACGTCGGTGCGCTGGTCGCCGGTGAGGAGCGGTCCCAGTCGGCCGTTGCGGAGGCGACGGACGTCTCTCGGTTAACGATTCAACAGCGCTGGAAGGACCTGCTGGAGACAGCCGGGCTAGAAGCGCCGGGCTGGTAGCTACGAAATGTTCTGGCGGCCGGCGCGATTCGGCGTGAGGTTCCCGTGTTCGTCGATTTCTCCCTCGACAATCCGGGTCGAAGAGATGATGTCGCCGTCCTCGGCGCGGACGTGCGGGACGACTTCGATTTCGAGCGGGTCGTGGCCTCGCTCCTCGCGGATTTCGTTGATACGGCGGCCGCCGGTCTCCGTCTCGGGCGAGACGACGAGTGTGTCGAACTGCGGCTCCGTGGCGATACCGGTCGGCTCGGTGAGCTCTCGGACCTGCCACTCGCGCCCCTGATCGGCGGCGAGCGCTGCGAGTTCGTCGGCGAGTGCGGATTGCCGTTCGCTGAACGGGCGAACGTGGCGCTGGTCGTGGCGTGTCTTCGGCGCGAGGTCGTCGCTGGTGAGGCCAACTGTCACGTCCCCGAGTTCGAATGCGCGTTCGAACAGCGCGCGGTGTCCGTCGTGAATCGGGTCGAACGTTCCCCCCAGCGCGACATTCATATCCCGGGCAACGGCGCGGGTAGGTTTAGTAATATCGACTCGCGAAACAGCCTGCTGGAGCCGGGTTTGGTTATACGTCAGCGTCGTCTTCGTCCTCGGACTCGTCTCCTTCGTCACCAGTGTGGTCGCTTGCGTCGGCGTCGGCCGCGCTATCGTTTGCATCTTCGACCGAAATCGTCACCGGCTCGTCGTCGGGTTCCAGTGTCGTTTCGCCGCCGATGTGGTCGTCGAGGTTGAACACCGTGTTCAGTTCCGACTGGATGTCACCGACGATGGTGTTGACGAGGTCGCTCGGCGGAATAGCGCTGTACTCGTAGGGGTTGTTGCCCGCGCCGTCGCTCTCACGCTTCTGGCGGGTCACGACCTCCTCCTCGGTGAGCGCGGCCAGGGCTTCGCGGACAGTGCTCGGATACAGGCCGGTCCCTTCGGCTATCTCCTCGCTGGTGCTTTCGGGCTGCTGTCGCAGGTGGACGTAGATCCGCGCCCGCGTCTCCGTGTCGAGGACCCACGCCAGCAGGTCGACAATTCCTTCGTCGAACTGCTCGACCGCGCGGTCTGCCTCCTGCTCGATTCGGTCCCGGACATCGTCTGTGTCCTCAAGGTCGTCGTGGTTGTTGTCGTCTGCAGACATGCGTTGTCTCTGTGAGGACAAAAGCTACAGCTTGATAAAAACCCTTGGCTCAGACTCTCCAGTCGCTACGCAGTACCAAACAGTCAAGCCCGGCCGCAGACGACAGCCCAGATCAGGACAGGCGCAGCGAGTCAGCGAGCGCCATGACGCCCTCCTCTGACCGAAGCCGGCGCTGTCGCTCGGCGCCACTTTCGCGGTCGTACAGCTCCCACAGTCCGTCGATACCCAGCCGGTCGCTCTCCATCTCGACCAGTTTCTCGACCGAGTGCGTCGTCGAGAGGTCACGCGATATCAGTTCTGCAGACTGACCGTGGCGGATCGCGCGCCACTTGTTCTCGTCGAGGAACTCCCGTCGGAGTCGCCGGCCGGACTCTCCATCCTCGTAGCGCTCGGCGAGGTCGACGACGAGCTCGTGGACGTACTCAACGAAGGCCAGCACTCTGTCCGGGTCGGCCTGCCCGTCCGGGGCACGTACCTCGACGGTGCCGTGGCCGGAGTGGGGCCGCACGTCGAACCAGAGCTCGCCGCGGTCGTCGATGCTCCCCGTTTCAAGCATCCGCCGTTCGTAGGTCTCGAAGGCGTCGTAATCGTCAAAGGTTGTCGGCATTCCGGTGTTGGGCAGGGCCTCGAATATCTTCCCGCGGGCGGACTGCAGCCCGGTGTCGAAGCCGTTCCAGTACGGGGAGTTGGCCGACAACGCGAGCATCAGTGGGAGATGCCAGCGAAGCTCGTTTGCCACCCAGACGGCCTTGTCGGCGTCGTCAACGCCGACGTGGACGTGCAGTCCCGCAGTCGTGTTGCGGTGCTGTGGGTACTGAATACGGTCCAGCTGTGACTTATAGCGGGGCTTCTCGGCGTGTTCGAGTTCGCGCCACTTCGCCAGCGGGTGCAGGCCCGCAGCGGCGATACCGAACCCGTTCGCTTCGGCGTGGTCGACCAGCGCGTCCCGGACTGACCGGAGGTACTCACCAGCGTCGGCCGGGTCGTCGATACGCGGCGTCTGCGTCTCGATAACGCACTTGAACAGTTCGTGGTCAAGCCGCCCGTCAAGAACCGCTGGTGGCTCCGTCTCGTAGACGAGTTCGTCCGTGCCAGACGTTGGGCGACCGAACTCGTCGACGACGTA includes:
- a CDS encoding phosphopantetheine adenylyltransferase, whose amino-acid sequence is MNVALGGTFDPIHDGHRALFERAFELGDVTVGLTSDDLAPKTRHDQRHVRPFSERQSALADELAALAADQGREWQVRELTEPTGIATEPQFDTLVVSPETETGGRRINEIREERGHDPLEIEVVPHVRAEDGDIISSTRIVEGEIDEHGNLTPNRAGRQNIS
- a CDS encoding winged helix-turn-helix domain-containing protein, which codes for MSADDNNHDDLEDTDDVRDRIEQEADRAVEQFDEGIVDLLAWVLDTETRARIYVHLRQQPESTSEEIAEGTGLYPSTVREALAALTEEEVVTRQKRESDGAGNNPYEYSAIPPSDLVNTIVGDIQSELNTVFNLDDHIGGETTLEPDDEPVTISVEDANDSAADADASDHTGDEGDESEDEDDADV
- a CDS encoding multiprotein-bridging factor 1 family protein, yielding MAKYSTGSGGDSAGGSCELCGSDGGDLQTANVAGATLQVCDSCARDHGENERTTGSDSSRDEQNRKRKAAQNAAKLQDAQQADTSHWEDGADYDDDQLPYLVSKYGERVTEARQDEGLQTSELAEELDLDEADILAVEQGRATQANVGGSTIKALEQYLDIDLVESN
- a CDS encoding cyclin; this encodes MYRASDRIEHDEWLSDIEAASDRLDLGTAARSHAVDLFLSTVPEEDRSKQATMAASVYVGALVAGEERSQSAVAEATDVSRLTIQQRWKDLLETAGLEAPGW
- a CDS encoding glutamate--cysteine ligase, with product MDATGSAEHFTRMGTLGIEEEFYVVDEFGRPTSGTDELVYETEPPAVLDGRLDHELFKCVIETQTPRIDDPADAGEYLRSVRDALVDHAEANGFGIAAAGLHPLAKWRELEHAEKPRYKSQLDRIQYPQHRNTTAGLHVHVGVDDADKAVWVANELRWHLPLMLALSANSPYWNGFDTGLQSARGKIFEALPNTGMPTTFDDYDAFETYERRMLETGSIDDRGELWFDVRPHSGHGTVEVRAPDGQADPDRVLAFVEYVHELVVDLAERYEDGESGRRLRREFLDENKWRAIRHGQSAELISRDLSTTHSVEKLVEMESDRLGIDGLWELYDRESGAERQRRLRSEEGVMALADSLRLS
- a CDS encoding acyl-CoA dehydrogenase family protein, which translates into the protein MDLSAEQRAIRDTVREFAVEDIRPKAADADREQSFPEECWDGLADIDITGLTTPAEYGGFDADKPTYALVNEELAYGSLAVATALSVHCLATSCIAQFGSEAVQDDWLPDMADGRPVGAFALSEPQAGSNPREMSTTARRDGDEYVIDGEKQWITNGKRSGVVIVFAKADPDDPDSITQFLVPKDAEGLTVGEKEDKLGLRASDTTPLQFDGVRVPERYQLTEEGKGMAAALSILTTGRVAIAAQAVGLAQSALDEAIDYAKEREQFDQPISEFQTIQHKLADMATNVQAARLLTWNAAQQLERGEDARAAASMAKYFASETAVEVANEAIQIHGGYGYTTDYPVERFYRDAKVTTIYEGTSEIQQNIIAQDLLE